Genomic window (Arachis duranensis cultivar V14167 unplaced genomic scaffold, aradu.V14167.gnm2.J7QH unplaced_Scaffold_200558, whole genome shotgun sequence):
tttacttagtttgttatttttaaataaattatttatttgggttattttacttattttttaaattttaaattattttatttagtttgtttttttattttaaattgttgtagttgagttgttattttttaaattttaaattattttatttaagttgttatttttaaaattttaacattatttttaaaattttattgattctttttagcattattttttaaacttttgttgattctttttaaaaattgcaGCTACATACGTTCTGTTATATATACTTACGttgatttagaattttaaaaattgttaatatatttatttattttatctgcaaatttaattcaaatttaaatttaaaaattttagctaTGAGTCAACTATAAAAGTATAAGTTATGATATATGTATAGCACTACAATCCAAAGTACATCAATCCTTTTCTTTGCATCATTTAAGAATTTGTTAAAAGTAGGAATATCTTACCAAATAAGATATTTCCTTCTTACCAAATAAGATATTTCTTTATTGGACTCAATGAGTGTAATTTCAAGACTGCATCATGAGCATGTGGTTAATTTAAACCAACGTAACGATGTGTATAGATTTTTAGAATCGTCAAATATCCCACGATATGGatttaattttgtgaattttgacaCTCTCAATACTCTTTGGTACGATTGCACCTATTTAGttggtaaatttattattttaaaaaaagtatcatttatttataaattttgttcatttttcttaacaaatcaaagattgtAATTATAGAAAGAATAATATACACAATAATGAAAATAGTGattaaaataatgcaatgacACATTAAAGACTCAATTCTCACTTGGCTTGTGTTCTAGCTCTAATATATGTTCCACAATTCTTATTCAAgcaaataaaaagttttaactTAAATCAATAGGATGtccataattaaaataaatatttcatcaaacacttaatatgcaaaaaaaaatgataaattacaaaaattaataaaaactacAGCTAaccaatacaaaaaattaataccaACAATTTAAACAAGTATATATAAAACTTAAAACATCATTCAATCTTCTTGACTTGCTTTAACAACTCTTTCCAAAATAGGTGAGAAAGAGGTCTAAGATAAACTGACAATAATTTACTCACAAAAATTTTCAGTAGTACACAATTGTCACACCAAAACATATACATCCCTCTGGGAATGATGCTTTTCCTTTTACATCTTCCTGTAAGATAGAACTTTCTTCTTAAGATGGAGGGAAAAACCGGTTGAGGTTGAAAGGAAGGGTGTAGAATTCTTCGTTCCTGGTATCTCCTTTGAATGATCTAAACTTGGCCCACCAAGGCATTCCTCTATCCTTTCCACTATCCTTGTAATCAAGTGTGTTGTCCAAGAATGCAGCAATAATCAATGCAACACTTGGTGAAGAGAAGAATATAGTATTAAGGAAATCATTAaactgagaaaaaaaaaaaaacaaaaggaatgAGAATTAGTAACATTTCTCATAAAGAATGACATGCTTTTAGGTTGTGTCAAGGACAAGCCATCACAAATAGAAGCAGAAGATGCATAGCTAGAACAGAAATCTTCATGACAATATTTAGTTCATGTCAATATATCACCATGATAGCACTTAGTTAATGTTTTGAGAAGacaactttcaaattttcaagtctctggaaaatttttaatataatttatacactttcaaATAATTGAATCCTAATGGCTA
Coding sequences:
- the LOC107472612 gene encoding nucleobase-ascorbate transporter 2-like; translated protein: MNSLRNLFITGVALFLGLSIPEYFREYTAKALHGPTHTKARWFNDFLNTIFFSSPSVALIIAAFLDNTLDYKDSGKDRGMPWWAKFRSFKGDTRNEEFYTLPFNLNRFFPPS